The following proteins are encoded in a genomic region of Pseudomonas sp. Os17:
- a CDS encoding YcgL domain-containing protein: protein MKRICSIYKSPRKNEMYLYVLKSEALERVPENLLLAFGKPQHAFDLVLTPERKLSREDIHQVLENLEKQGYHLQMPPAEDEYIEHLPEELLRRNDPV, encoded by the coding sequence TTGAAACGTATCTGCTCCATCTATAAAAGCCCGCGCAAGAACGAGATGTACCTCTACGTCCTCAAGAGCGAGGCCCTGGAACGCGTGCCGGAAAACCTGCTGCTGGCTTTCGGCAAGCCGCAACATGCCTTCGACCTGGTCCTGACCCCGGAGCGCAAGCTGTCCCGGGAAGATATCCACCAGGTGCTGGAGAACCTCGAGAAGCAGGGTTATCACCTGCAGATGCCGCCGGCCGAAGACGAGTACATCGAGCATTTGCCCGAAGAGCTGCTGCGTCGCAATGATCCGGTCTGA